The Chitinophaga flava genome has a segment encoding these proteins:
- a CDS encoding OsmC family protein, producing the protein MRQHHYHTTVEWTGNEGTGTSAYAAYGRNHMIQAAGKPVIPGSSDPSFRGDKTRYNPEELLVASLSSCHMLWYLHLCAVGGIIVTSYIDHAEGVMTETAEGSGQFKQVILKPVVTITDPALAESARALHEEAHKYCFIARSCNFPVTHEPELRIEAQ; encoded by the coding sequence ATGCGGCAGCATCATTACCATACAACCGTTGAGTGGACCGGTAACGAAGGCACAGGCACCTCCGCCTATGCGGCCTATGGACGGAATCATATGATACAGGCGGCTGGAAAGCCAGTCATTCCCGGCTCTTCAGATCCTTCTTTCAGAGGAGACAAAACACGCTATAATCCTGAAGAACTGCTGGTGGCCTCTCTTTCTTCCTGTCATATGCTCTGGTATCTGCATCTCTGTGCAGTAGGCGGCATTATTGTTACATCTTATATTGATCATGCAGAGGGAGTGATGACCGAAACGGCGGAAGGAAGTGGTCAGTTTAAACAGGTAATTCTGAAACCCGTTGTTACCATTACTGATCCGGCGCTGGCTGAGAGTGCCCGGGCACTGCATGAAGAAGCACATAAATACTGCTTTATTGCCAGGTCCTGTAACTTTCCGGTAACACATGAACCGGAATTGAGGATTGAGGCACAATAA
- a CDS encoding NfeD family protein, whose protein sequence is MKQLVIHLIFLLLIPSILAAQKVFIIKIDGSINPVSADFIHHSISKASAEKATCLVIYLNTPGGLLESTRHIVRDMLEAPVPIVVYVAPSGAHAGSAGVFVTMAAHIAAMAPGTNIGAAHPVTLQGQMDSVMSEKATNDAAAFIRSIATKRSRNLQWAEESVRKSLAITETEALDKKVIDLVADNQQDLLDRIDGKSITTADGVKVLHTRQAQTQTLEMGMLEKLLAALTDPNLAYILLLLGFYGILFELYNPGAILPGIVGVIALIIAFYSLQALPINYAGLALIIFAIILFVLDLKIMSHGMLTIGGIVSLLLGSIMLIRSDNTLESVRISISVIIAAVTVTTLFFLFVIGAGIRAQRPKPATGVEGMVGQTGEALDMLNPSGKVFVRGEIWKAESVEGLIDRGEKIRVIAVNNLKLLVGHLITSP, encoded by the coding sequence ATGAAGCAGCTTGTCATCCATCTCATTTTCTTACTCCTGATCCCGTCAATACTTGCGGCCCAAAAGGTTTTTATCATAAAAATTGACGGTAGTATCAATCCTGTATCTGCTGATTTTATCCATCACAGTATCAGCAAAGCCAGTGCTGAAAAGGCCACCTGTCTTGTTATCTACCTGAATACTCCGGGTGGTCTGCTGGAGTCCACACGACATATTGTACGTGATATGCTGGAAGCGCCGGTACCTATTGTAGTATATGTTGCGCCCAGTGGAGCACATGCCGGTTCTGCCGGCGTTTTTGTGACCATGGCCGCCCATATAGCCGCGATGGCGCCGGGAACCAATATCGGGGCTGCTCACCCTGTGACGCTGCAAGGCCAGATGGATTCCGTGATGAGTGAAAAAGCTACCAATGATGCTGCAGCATTCATCCGGTCCATCGCTACCAAACGGAGCCGAAACCTGCAATGGGCGGAAGAGTCTGTACGAAAGAGCCTGGCCATCACAGAAACGGAAGCGCTGGACAAAAAAGTGATAGACCTCGTGGCCGACAACCAGCAAGACCTGCTGGACCGTATCGACGGCAAAAGTATTACCACAGCGGATGGTGTGAAAGTACTGCATACCAGGCAGGCGCAAACACAAACACTGGAGATGGGGATGCTGGAGAAATTACTGGCAGCCCTCACCGACCCCAACCTGGCTTATATATTGCTGTTGCTCGGATTCTACGGAATATTGTTTGAACTGTACAATCCCGGCGCCATACTACCTGGCATCGTAGGAGTCATTGCTCTTATTATCGCCTTCTACTCATTACAGGCCCTGCCTATCAATTACGCCGGTCTGGCGCTGATCATATTCGCTATCATCCTTTTTGTACTGGACCTGAAAATCATGAGTCATGGTATGCTCACGATCGGCGGTATCGTTTCCCTATTGCTGGGCTCTATCATGCTGATACGCTCAGACAACACGCTGGAATCCGTCAGGATTTCTATCAGTGTGATCATTGCCGCGGTGACCGTCACCACCCTGTTTTTCCTGTTTGTAATAGGCGCCGGAATAAGGGCCCAGCGGCCCAAACCGGCTACCGGAGTTGAAGGTATGGTAGGCCAGACAGGAGAAGCACTGGATATGCTGAACCCATCCGGCAAAGTATTTGTACGCGGGGAAATATGGAAAGCAGAATCAGTGGAAGGGCTGATAGATCGTGGCGAAAAGATACGGGTCATAGCAGTGAACAATCTCAAATTACTGGTAGGACATCTTATTACCTCACCATAA
- a CDS encoding LysR substrate-binding domain-containing protein, which yields MITDLLDLDLLRTFVLAVDLGSFAKAADQVSRSQSAVSLQMQRLEEIVGRQLIVKQGRSWQLTASGDLLLGYARQLLEINDQAIQALSGKQISGPVRLGMLTDFSEGGLPRVLARFAEQHPQVQIEVTIDKQVVLQQKLQSGKLDVLVGFGTQVPEGAISIGKVPLRWIGGHNRSIAQQSPLPLLLFEPPCLFRAAGLAALEQAGRSWRPVLTASSVAGMWAAARAGLGITVRTEIGLPADCKPLPASSGLPVLPEITVYLLIHRKKPSAAVVRLTEILQDTLAALLKTPGRQTKKKR from the coding sequence ATGATTACAGACCTGTTAGACCTGGACCTGCTCCGTACTTTTGTGCTGGCAGTAGATCTGGGGAGTTTTGCAAAAGCCGCCGACCAGGTATCCCGTTCACAATCGGCTGTGAGTTTACAGATGCAGCGGCTGGAGGAGATCGTTGGCCGGCAGCTGATTGTAAAACAGGGGCGTAGCTGGCAGCTGACGGCCAGTGGTGACCTGCTGCTGGGGTATGCCAGGCAACTATTGGAAATAAACGATCAGGCTATACAGGCGTTGTCGGGGAAACAAATTTCAGGCCCTGTCAGGCTGGGGATGCTGACGGATTTTTCGGAGGGTGGCTTGCCGCGGGTACTGGCGCGCTTCGCAGAGCAGCATCCGCAGGTACAGATAGAAGTCACTATTGATAAACAGGTAGTGCTGCAACAAAAACTCCAGTCCGGCAAACTGGATGTGCTAGTAGGCTTTGGGACACAGGTTCCCGAAGGGGCCATCAGTATAGGAAAAGTGCCACTCCGCTGGATTGGCGGGCATAACAGATCTATTGCCCAACAATCTCCTTTACCCTTATTATTGTTTGAACCGCCTTGCCTGTTCAGGGCTGCGGGCCTTGCTGCTTTGGAGCAGGCGGGCAGGTCCTGGCGTCCGGTGCTTACAGCCAGTAGTGTGGCTGGTATGTGGGCGGCCGCCCGTGCAGGGCTGGGCATCACCGTCCGCACGGAAATAGGACTGCCAGCTGACTGCAAACCACTGCCTGCATCAAGCGGGCTGCCTGTATTACCGGAAATAACTGTTTACCTGCTGATACACCGGAAAAAGCCTTCTGCAGCGGTTGTCCGTTTAACAGAAATTTTGCAGGACACCCTGGCAGCATTGCTGAAAACGCCCGGCCGTCAAACAAAAAAGAAGAGATAA
- a CDS encoding M57 family metalloprotease codes for MKITIKQAASLSLLVAFLSVVAYSCKRDNDQTVVKEEQQGLPDAVKNQIASLGYDTRNVRTVEGGYVVEGDIFLTHESLNYKSTSPVLRVANSEQYRTTCLITPLPKTITVSVTGLPAVYSTATDIAIARYNALGLRLKFQRVSSGGQVDIRYASLGSGVLGQSAGFPNCSTGNPPSPILLNSDANALGSNPNQNYLATVIAHEIGHTIGFRHTDYFNRAYSCGIGGNEGTAGVGAINIPGTPTAADPNSWMLACIGNGVNRPFNANDITALRYLYQ; via the coding sequence ATGAAAATCACAATTAAACAGGCTGCAAGCCTTTCATTGTTGGTTGCCTTTCTCTCTGTAGTAGCATACTCCTGCAAAAGAGATAATGACCAGACCGTTGTTAAAGAAGAACAACAAGGTCTTCCTGATGCGGTGAAAAACCAGATCGCTAGTCTGGGATACGATACCCGGAATGTTAGAACTGTCGAAGGCGGTTACGTAGTAGAAGGTGATATCTTTCTGACTCACGAATCTTTAAATTACAAGAGCACATCACCAGTTTTACGTGTTGCTAATTCTGAGCAATACAGAACTACTTGTTTGATTACACCGTTGCCTAAAACAATTACTGTTTCTGTAACAGGTCTGCCTGCAGTTTATAGTACAGCTACAGATATTGCCATTGCCCGTTACAATGCACTGGGTCTGCGGTTGAAATTCCAACGCGTAAGCAGCGGTGGTCAGGTAGATATCAGATATGCCAGCCTGGGCTCCGGCGTATTGGGTCAATCTGCCGGATTCCCTAACTGCTCTACTGGAAATCCTCCAAGCCCGATTTTGCTCAACTCTGATGCTAATGCATTGGGCAGCAACCCTAACCAGAACTATCTGGCTACCGTTATTGCTCACGAGATCGGCCACACTATTGGCTTCAGACATACCGACTACTTCAACCGCGCCTATAGCTGCGGTATCGGCGGTAATGAAGGAACTGCCGGTGTGGGTGCTATCAATATCCCTGGTACTCCTACAGCTGCAGATCCTAACAGCTGGATGCTGGCTTGTATCGGTAACGGTGTAAACCGTCCGTTCAATGCTAATGATATCACAGCACTGAGATACTTGTATCAATAA